One segment of Vibrio mimicus DNA contains the following:
- the rsxD gene encoding electron transport complex subunit RsxD has protein sequence MAFFIASSPHLRSKRSTADVMRWVLACALPGLIAQTYFFGYGTLIQLLLAISVAVALEAGIMLLRKRSPVSALRDYSAVVTALLLAVAIPPLSPWWIVVIGLIFAIVIAKHLYGGLGQNPFNPAMIAYVVLLISFPVQMTSWIAPTELNAEPSSLVDSVSLIFGGFNSDGLSLQQIRTGIDGVTMATPLDAIKTSLKAGHTMSETLTQPQFSGFAGIGWEWVNIAYLLGGLMLLKLRIIRWHIPVAMLAGLVITSLLAQLFAPGTTASPVIHLLSGATMLGAFFIATDPVSASTTDKGRLIYGFFIGAMVFIIRSWGGYPDGVAFAVLLANMCVPLIDYYTKPRTYGH, from the coding sequence GTGGCCTTCTTTATTGCTAGCTCCCCACATTTACGCAGTAAGCGCAGCACGGCTGACGTTATGCGTTGGGTATTAGCCTGCGCACTGCCCGGCCTGATCGCTCAGACCTACTTTTTTGGCTACGGCACACTGATTCAATTACTGCTGGCTATCTCAGTCGCCGTGGCGCTGGAAGCAGGAATTATGCTACTGCGTAAACGCTCCCCCGTATCCGCACTACGCGACTACAGCGCAGTGGTGACGGCACTGTTATTAGCCGTGGCCATTCCGCCACTTTCACCGTGGTGGATTGTGGTCATTGGTTTGATCTTTGCGATCGTGATAGCCAAACATCTTTACGGTGGACTTGGGCAAAACCCATTTAACCCCGCCATGATTGCTTACGTGGTACTGCTCATCTCCTTCCCGGTACAGATGACCAGCTGGATTGCACCAACCGAGTTGAACGCCGAACCCAGTTCGCTGGTCGATTCGGTATCACTGATTTTCGGTGGCTTTAACAGTGATGGGCTGTCGTTACAGCAAATCCGCACCGGAATTGATGGCGTAACCATGGCAACCCCACTGGATGCCATCAAAACCTCTCTCAAAGCGGGGCACACCATGAGTGAAACTTTAACTCAGCCTCAGTTTAGCGGTTTTGCGGGTATCGGTTGGGAGTGGGTCAATATTGCCTATCTGCTCGGCGGCCTGATGCTGCTGAAACTGCGTATCATACGTTGGCATATTCCGGTGGCAATGTTGGCTGGTTTAGTCATCACGTCGTTACTCGCTCAGCTCTTTGCTCCGGGGACAACCGCTTCGCCAGTTATCCATCTTTTATCTGGCGCGACCATGCTCGGCGCATTTTTTATTGCGACCGATCCGGTCAGTGCCAGCACCACTGACAAGGGACGCCTGATTTACGGTTTCTTCATCGGTGCTATGGTGTTTATCATTCGTAGCTGGGGTGGTTACCCTGATGGTGTTGCGTTTGCA